The stretch of DNA ACAAACATGTTGCCCGAGCCCACCGGCACCACGACGCGGTCCGGCGCCCGCCACCCCAACTGCTCGGCGACTTCGAACCCGAGCGTCTTCGCGCCCTCCGAGTAGTACGGCCGCAGGTTGACGTTGGCGATCGCCCAGCGGTGCTCTTCCCCGATCTCGAGGCAGAGCCGGTTGACGTCGTCGTACGTGCCCTCGACTTCCACGAGCGTGGGCCGGTACGCCGACGTGGTGACGATTTTCGCGCGCTCGAGCCCGGTCGGAATGAACACGACCGCCCGGAGGCCGGCTTTCGCCGCATGGGCCGCGACGGCGTTGGCCAGGTTGCCGGTGCTGGCACAGGACACCACGCTGAACTCGAACGTGCGCACCGCGGCGAGCGCGCACGCTACGACGCGGTCTTTGAACGACCAGGTCGGATTGCGGGTGTCGTTCTTGAGGTACAGGTTGCGGAGCCCGAGGACCCGGCCGAGCCGTTCGGCCCGGACGAGCGGCGTATAACCGGGAGCGAGGTCCCAAGCCGGCACGCGTTGGACCGGAAGAAAATCCTGGTACCGCCAGATCGACGCCGGACCGGAGAGTATCCGCGTCCGCAGCGCCTCACCGGCGAGCCCGCCGTGATCGTACTCGACTTCGAGCGGACCGAAACAAGCTTCGCACACGAAGATCGGATCGAGCGCGTACCGCCGGCCACACTCGCGACACATCAGCCCCGTTGCTCCCATCTCTCCCCTCCCATCCCGTTCGCGTCGCGCCCGCATTTGGACGCAACAAAAATCCCCCTCCCAACTCCGAGGGGGATCACTCCCTCTTATCTACCGGAATTGGATCTTCCGCGGGATTTAGCACCACGCCAGGCGGGAAAACCTGGTAGGCTGCCGGGTGTCATCGGGCCCGTCCCTCGACCACTCTGGATAAGAGTTGCTATTCAGTTGTGACTTACGGTAGCACACGCGTCTGTCGGTGTCAATTCGAACAACTCAACTGTGTAATAGGTCAATGATTTTGTCCT from bacterium encodes:
- the thrC gene encoding threonine synthase, producing the protein MGATGLMCRECGRRYALDPIFVCEACFGPLEVEYDHGGLAGEALRTRILSGPASIWRYQDFLPVQRVPAWDLAPGYTPLVRAERLGRVLGLRNLYLKNDTRNPTWSFKDRVVACALAAVRTFEFSVVSCASTGNLANAVAAHAAKAGLRAVVFIPTGLERAKIVTTSAYRPTLVEVEGTYDDVNRLCLEIGEEHRWAIANVNLRPYYSEGAKTLGFEVAEQLGWRAPDRVVVPVGSGNMFVKIQKAFEEFQRLGVIPAHTVRMTAAQAEGCGPIATAYHAETDTVVPVIPSTVAKSLAIGNPADGPYVLDIARRTGGAVEAASDEETVDAIQLLAETEGLFTEPAGGVTVGVLRKLALAGAIDPDETVVAYITGIGLKALEAVESRLAAPVRIKPTLASFEARVLQPATA